A genomic region of Metopolophium dirhodum isolate CAU chromosome 1, ASM1992520v1, whole genome shotgun sequence contains the following coding sequences:
- the LOC132936805 gene encoding uncharacterized protein LOC132936805, translating into MTRKNQQQINNEQKRVELTRARAARDVALRSINKILSIANDAVINSENRPTLEARIMSLDQLVITFNNEQKHILSVFAETDEVDEFIRVDEDVTETMQSMCDQINVIVAKLKPNNSIATLRNNNRQTSVQSLVLPRIEIPKFDGNIIEWCSFRDMFTSLVHVNEHYTDIERFHYLLCYLLGPALTIVKAVPLTADNYSIAWNALKDRYDNKRLLVTAHIEKLFAFAPLTKESPASLSLFVNTFRENVSAIQALGVSDFAGFLLFYIGSRVIDPMTRRLFEATVAKNQIPDLNSLLDFVSQRCNVLENVGSSSGISYVENNERTVGKTTTKKIQGKKSEKTSLAAVTPAKTKNCLFCGHPHAIYKCFGFRKQPVSSRRDFVNKNQLCFVCLNSGHMSNACPTSFTCRICSSKHSTLLHLTDDITKSNTDKTNDNSERATTSCNATQFSGVTHTETTVLLGTVVVRVRDNTGVLQAVRAVLDSGSQVSAMTVDCVNRLGLTRRKCPVEVIGLSQQPVTTVKGQTNFNFVPVQADAPEFKGTNVIVLPRIMSTMPNRVLPAEVRDRYRHLVFADPQFDHPAPVDMLIGGDLYPSVIQSRADVIHTEGLPSAMNTQLGWVIIGALQDNTHTPLTSLSISTTPPIEELMQRFWTVEEPTESTMPTTQDKQCEDWFVKTTKRDATGRFYVGLPFRTIVCFPDTADIGCQDEKSVVLGSSRTSALNRLYNLERRLEKDPELYTAYRAFMDDYRSLGHMKLATEPGKYFIPHHPVVKRCNEELKIRVVFDASAKSSSGVSLNDCLVTGPKLQTEIGDVLLRSRLHKFVFTADITKMYRQICLHEPDRVYQHILWRNSPSDEVQEYELCTVTYGVSSAPFLAIRCLQQLNMDDGPEFPLVHDVLLTDTYVDDIFVGADTLEDVLAAKIQIIDLLNRGGFSLKKWASNCPEILNTIDIEDRAMTPWIEPTREQAVKVLGVHWDPVLDTFGYHSTISQVTPTKRSVLSTVARFYDPIGALGPMVFWAKCLMQRLWMEKLDWDAPLSSALTSLWQGFIDKLPDLACLSLPRHIAVVNSQDIQLLGFADASQVGYAATVYLRVVDQSDNVRLYFLACKTKVAPLKSSSMDMSLTIPRLELCAALLLSRLLSLRLKVLQGRIKITRVRAWTDSTIVLSWLTAEQRLFKIFVTNRVSKIRNLVPQCEWAHVGTADNPADPASRGLLPDALVACSSFLHGPEFLQYPEEQWPVAITSIVDPAELPDFKRPSKNVLLAQQVDDSLIQRFSVLRKMQRVLAYCLRFVDKARQRPVVSGPIIWKEYENVLTKVARYTQRLYYAELHHQLGTSNSVITPSSLAQLAPFVDAHGVIRVGGRLQHSDFNIDAKHPILLPKSSHLAYIIIQHYHQNTLHGGSRLVASLIQRRFWIVSSRAAIRQVIFKCTVCVRYKAAAPQPVMADLPSARVQQCRPFTNVGIDYGGPFTVKESQRRNSRTYKAYLALFICLSTKAVHLEVVTDLSTEAFMAALDRFVARRGIPAQIHSDCGTNYIGAARQLKTLFKDAALQEALHARVPCQWRFNPPAAPHFGGIWEAAIKSTKLHLKKVVGNQVHTLEELTTSITRIEGVLNSRPLVVMSSDPNDLSVLTPGHFLIGQPILAIPEHDISDIPQNRLKRWQLIKQALQSFWKRWNREYLHTLQSRQKWFHQNPSLGVGDIVVINSPSRPPLMWQIGRVIEVHPGADQVVRVATVKTAEGILKRPVVKLVKLPTDNA; encoded by the coding sequence ATGACGAGAAaaaatcaacaacaaattaaCAATGAACAAAAAAGGGTCGAGTTAACGCGCGCGCGTGCAGCACGAGACGTCGCGTTACggtcaattaataaaatattgagcaTTGCTAATGATGCCGTAATTAATTCCGAAAATCGTCCTACGTTAGAAGCTCGAATTATGTCGTTAGATCAACTTGTCATTACTTTCAATAATGAACAAAAACATATTCTGTCAGTATTTGCTGAGACCGACGAAGTAGACGAATTTATACGAGTAGATGAGGATGTCACCGAAACAATGCAATCAATGTGTGATCAAATTAATGTGATAGTAGCAAAGTTAAAACCGAATAATTCGATAGCCACGCTGCGCAATAATAATAGGCAGACTTCTGTACAATCACTTGTCTTACCGAGAATAGAGATTCCTAAATTTGATGGAAATATCATTGAATGGTGTTCCTTCCGTGATATGTTTACTTCTTTGGTGCACGTCAACGAACATTACACGGACATTGAGCGTTTCCATTATCTGTTGTGCTATTTATTAGGTCCAGCGTTAACAATAGTAAAAGCAGTCCCACTTACAGCCGACAATTATTCTATTGCTTGGAACGCACTCAAAGATCGGTACGACAATAAACGCTTATTAGTTACTGCGcacattgaaaaattatttgcatTTGCGCCGTTAACAAAGGAATCTCCGGCTTCACTTTCATTGTTCGTCAACACTTTTCGGGAAAATGTATCAGCTATACAAGCTCTTGGAGTTAGTGACTTTGCTGGTTTTTTACTATTCTACATCGGTTCACGGGTTATTGATCCCATGACACGACGATTATTCGAAGCTACTGTCGCTAAAAATCAAATACCTGACTTGAACTCATTATTAGATTTCGTATCACAACGATGTAACGTTTTGGAAAACGTTGGCAGTAGTTCTGGCATTAGTTATGTAGAAAACAATGAAAGGACCGTAGGGAAGACAACGACTAAGAAGATCCAGGGCAAGAAGTCCGAGAAGACATCGTTAGCCGCGGTCACCCCGGCCAagacaaaaaattgtttgttttgtgGACATCCTCATGCAATTTACAAGTGTTTTGGATTCCGAAAACAACCAGTTAGCAGTCGCCGtgattttgtcaataaaaatcaattatgttttgtttgtttgaacagTGGACACATGAGCAATGCGTGTCCTACGTCTTTTACGTGCCGTATATGTTCGAGTAAACATAGTACATTACTACACTTGACAGATGATATTACAAAATCGAATACCGATAAGACAAATGACAACTCCGAACGAGCCACTACAAGTTGTAATGCAACACAGTTTTCGGGAGTTACACATACTGAAACCACTGTTTTGTTAGGAACTGTCGTAGTCAGGGTTCGTGACAATACAGGAGTTTTACAAGCAGTCAGGGCAGTGTTAGACAGTGGATCACAGGTGTCCGCAATGACAGTGGATTGTGTCAATCGGTTAGGTTTGACTCGAAGGAAGTGTCCTGTTGAGGTCATCGGACTTTCCCAACAACCGGTTACTACTGTCAAAGgccaaactaattttaattttgttcctgTACAAGCCGACGCTCCCGAATTTAAGGGAACCAACGTCATTGTCTTACCTCGAATTATGTCAACGATGCCTAACAGGGTTTTGCCAGCTGAGGTACGAGATCGTTATCGTCATCTTGTCTTTGCCGACCCTCAATTTGATCACCCTGCGCCAGTAGATATGTTGATTGGAGGAGACTTATATCCGTCCGTCATTCAATCTAGAGCTGACGTTATACACACCGAAGGCTTACCATCAGCGATGAATACACAATTAGGTTGGGTCATAATTGGTGCGTTACAGGATAACACACATACTCCGCTTACGTCTCTGTCAATTAGTACAACCCCTCCGATCGAAGAATTGATGCAGCGTTTTTGGACAGTAGAGGAACCCACAGAGTCAACAATGCCAACTACACAAGACAAGCAATGTGAAGACTGGTTTGTTAAAACCACGAAACGAGACGCCACCGGTCGATTTTATGTTGGTTTACCGTTTCGAACAATAGTATGTTTCCCGGATACAGCTGACATCGGATGTCAAGATGAGAAATCGGTCGTTTTAGGGTCATCCAGAACTTCTGCTCTGAACCGATTGTATAATTTAGAACGTCGCCTTGAAAAGGATCCGGAATTATATACTGCCTACCGGGCCTTCATGGATGATTACAGATCGTTAGGACATATGAAGTTAGCGACCGAGCCaggcaaatattttatacctcacCATCCTGTAGTTAAACGGTGTAATGAGGAACTGAAGATTCGTGTGGTGTTTGATGCCTCAGCTAAGTCTTCATCCGGAGTCTCATTAAATGACTGCTTGGTGACTGGACCAAAGCTTCAGACAGAAATCGGTGATGTTTTGTTGCGCAGTCGACTACACAAATTTGTCTTTACAGCCGACATCACTAAAATGTACCGTCAAATATGTCTACATGAACCAGATAGAGTTTATCAACATATACTATGGCGCAATTCGCCTAGTGACGAGGTACAGGAGTATGAGTTGTGTACGGTCACATATGGCGTAAGTTCGGCTCCGTTTTTAGCGATTCGATGCCTACAACAGCTCAATATGGATGATGGACCTGAATTTCCACTCGTCCACGATGTCCTGTTAACTGATACATACGTGGATGATATTTTCGTTGGCGCTGACACTTTAGAGGACGTTTTAGCAGCAAAAATCCAAATCATCGACTTGTTAAATCGAGGTGGATTTAGCCTGAAAAAATGGGCTAGCAATTGTCCCGAGATTTTGAACACTATCGACATTGAAGACCGGGCTATGACACCATGGATAGAGCCAACTAGGGAACAGGCCGTCAAAGTTTTAGGAGTACATTGGGACCCTGTACTTGACACATTCGGCTATCATTCGACGATAAGTCAAGTTACTCCTACAAAACGGTCAGTATTATCAACTGTTGCTCGCTTTTATGATCCAATCGGCGCGTTGGGTCCGATGGTTTTCTGGGCCAAGTGTTTAATGCAGAGGCTATGGATGGAAAAATTAGATTGGGATGCACCACTTTCATCAGCTTTGACATCGTTGTGGCAAGGTTTCATCGATAAGCTGCCGGACTTAGCATGCTTGTCGTTACCACGACATATTGCAGTAGTCAACAGTCAAGATATACAATTACTAGGATTCGCTGACGCGTCTCAGGTTGGATATGCAGCAACAGTGTATTTGCGTGTGGTAGACCAGAGTGATAATGTCCGATTGTATTTCCTGGCATGTAAAACAAAGGTTGCACCACTGAAGTCATCATCAATGGATATGTCATTAACCATACCACGGCTAGAACTCTGTGCCGCACTCTTGTTGTCACGTCTCTTGTCTCTACGTTTGAAAGTTTTACAGGGCAGAATCAAGATCACACGTGTCCGGGCATGGACAGATTCAACTATTGTTTTATCGTGGCTCACAGCTGAACAAAGGCTATTTAAAATCTTTGTCACAAACCGAGTATCGAAAATACGCAATCTCGTACCCCAGTGCGAATGGGCTCACGTCGGTACTGCAGATAATCCAGCCGACCCTGCATCGCGAGGACTGCTTCCAGATGCCTTGGTAGCATGTTCATCATTTCTACATGGACCGGAATTTCTCCAGTATCCGGAAGAGCAATGGCCGGTTGCCATCACATCGATTGTAGATCCTGCAGAGCTCCCTGATTTTAAGCGCCCATCGAAAAATGTGCTGTTAGCTCAACAAGTTGATGATAGTTTGATTCAGCGGTTTTCTGTGTTGCGCAAGATGCAACGGGTGCTAGCATATTGTCTTCGATTTGTCGACAAGGCTCGACAACGTCCAGTCGTGAGTGGACCAATCATTTGGAAGGAGTACGAAAATGTTTTGACAAAGGTAGCGAGGTACACTCAAAGGTTATATTACGCAGAGTTGCACCACCAACTAGGAACTTCAAATTCCGTCATCACCCCGAGTTCCCTCGCTCAACTTGCACCTTTTGTCGATGCTCACGGTGTGATTAGAGTAGGCGGCCGTCTACAGCATTCGGACTTTAACATAGACGCCAAACACCCTATCTTGTTACCAAAGTCGTCTCACCTTGCTTACATTATTATTCAACACTACCATCAGAACACTTTACATGGTGGATCGCGTCTAGTGGCCTCACTAATTCAGCGACGTTTTTGGATCGTTTCCAGTCGAGCTGCGATACGgcaagttatatttaaatgtacagtGTGTGTCAGATACAAGGCTGCCGCTCCCCAACCAGTGATGGCAGATTTACCCTCAGCAAGAGTCCAACAATGTCGACCATTTACAAATGTCGGGATAGACTACGGAGGTCCATTCACGGTTAAAGAAAGTCAACGCCGTAATTCAAGGACTTATAAGGCGTATCTTGCGTTATTTATTTGTCTATCCACCAAGGCTGTCCACCTGGAGGTGGTAACGGATTTGTCAACGGAAGCCTTTATGGCTGCGCTGGATCGATTTGTAGCCCGTAGAGGAATTCCTGCACAGATCCACTCGGATTGTGGTACAAATTACATTGGAGCAGCAAGGCAGCTTAAGACATTATTTAAAGACGCAGCACTCCAAGAAGCTCTGCATGCACGAGTTCCGTGTCAGTGGCGATTTAACCCGCCTGCAGCTCCGCACTTTGGCGGTATTTGGGAAGCTGCTATCAAAAGTACAAAGTTACACCTAAAAAAGGTTGTAGGTAATCAGGTGCATACCTTAGAGGAATTGACGACATCGATTACACGGATCGAGGGTGTACTCAATTCTCGACCCTTGGTTGTCATGTCAAGCGATCCGAACGATTTGTCTGTGCTAACACCGGGACATTTTTTGATCGGACAACCGATCTTGGCAATTCCTGAACACGACATCAGTGACATTCCGCAGAATCGTCTCAAACGCTGGCAGTTAATTAAACAAGCCCTTCAATCATTTTGGAAACGGTGGAATCGGGAGTATTTGCACACGCTGCAGAGTAGACAGAAATGGTTCCATCAAAATCCCAGTCTCGGTGTCGGAGATATCGTCGTCATAAATTCACCTTCTCGACCTCCTTTGATGTGGCAAATTGGTCGGGTCATCGAGGTCCACCCTGGTGCTGACCAAGTGGTCCGTGTAGCCACTGTCAAGACAGCGGAAGGGATACTGAAACGTCCAGTGGTAAAGTTGGTTAAACTACCCACCGACAACGCTTAA